The DNA region ACCTCTTGCAGCGCGCCGGCGAGCTCGGCGGCCTCATCGGCGTTGAGTTCGACAACCAATCGGCCACCCCCTTCGAGCGGGACTCGCATGACGATTCCCCGACCCTCCTTGGTGACCTCCATCGGGCCGTCACCCGTCCGCGGCTTCATGGCAGCCATGTGCGCATCCTCATCTGTCGTCTTCCAGAACTATCGACACCGATTATTCCGTACTCGACCAACTTTCGCCTATGCGGGTCACGAGATCAGACACCAGGCTCCTATAGTCCACACATGCCTGGGGATTCTGTGCTGGTCGAACGTCTCGGCGGGGTCGGACTGGTCCGGCTGAATCGCCCGGACGCTCTGAACGCTCTGGACCTGGCGACCAAGCAGTTGTTGCTGACCTCGTTGCAGGATCTCGCCGCGGATCGCGGCATCCGCTGCGTGGTGCTCACTGGGTCGGGGCGAGCGTTCTGTGTCGGCCAGGACCTTCGGGAGCACGCCGTCGACCTCGAGCAGGCCGGCGCCGACGAAGTGTTGAGCACCGTTGCCGAGCACTACAACCCGATCGCGACCCTGCTGCACACGATGGACAAGCCGGTGATCGCCGCGGTCAACGGGATCGCCGCCGGGGCTGGTGCCTCGCTGGCATTCCTGGCCGACTATCGGATCGTGGCAGAGAGTGCCGGCTTCAACCTGGCGTTCGCGCAGATCGGGTTGAGCTGTGACACCGGTTGCTCCTGGACACTCCCCCGCCTGGTCGGTCCCACGGTCGCCTTCCGGCTGCTCTATCTGGGTGGCACGATCTCGGCCGAGGAGTCGCTGCGACTCGGCATTGCCTCGGAGGTCGTGCCCGACACCGAGTTCGACGATCGAGCAACCGAACTCGCCGCACGCCTTGCGGCAGGTCCGACGCAAGCGTACGCAGCGATCCGGCAGGCACTGGCGTACGCGGCGAGCAACACGCTGACGGATGCGCTGGCTCGCGAGGCTGAGCTGATGCAGCGTACCGGGGCTACCCCGGATCATCGCCGCGCAGTGGATGCCTTCTTGGCGAAGCAGCCGCCCACCTTCACCGGTCAGCGCAGCTGAGCCTGCCTAAGGCACGCAAGCTGCTCAGGAAGCCGGCTCGCATCACCGGCGTCAGCAGACCGGCCAGCCGGGTGACCACCCGCCCGCCGACCACGTCGACGATCTCAGTGCACCGCACCTCAGTCCCGTGAGCCGCCGGCACCAGCTCGAAGGCACCAGGTCCGGTGAAGTACGGACCGAGGTGCAGCACCTCCAACAGGCCCGGCTCGGCCGCGGTCGGCGGACGCCAGGCCGTGACGATGAAGCGATCGAGCAGGCCCGCGGGAAACCTGCCGAGCCACCAACCGGAGAGCGCGTCGCAGCGGACACCCAGACCCGAGGTCCGCTCGCCTACCACCCGCACGGTGGTGACCGGGATCCAACGCCGCTGCCCGATCCAGTCGACCAGCACGTCCCAGACCGCCGCCGGAGGTGCCGGAATCCCATGGCTGACGCGCAGCTCGAGACTCACCTGAGGTATTCGACCTTGGGTTCGCCGCCTGGTTCCGTTCCCGGTGGCACCTGGTGCGTCGACCCATCGCCGGCCGGCCCTTCGTCACCGGATGCTTTGTCCGACTGGTACTCGATCCCGTGCTCGACCAGCAGAGCCTCGAGGTCGGCGATCCGCCGGTCCCGTTCGGCGACCTCGCCGCTGAGCCGATCCAGCACGTCGTCCACCTGGCTCATCGCATAACCGCGCACCGCAACCCCGAATCGAAGTCGTCGCAGATCCTCCCCGGTCAAGTCGCGATCAATGGGCAGATCCTGACGGAAGACGTCCCGCGTCGGCTCTGCCGGCATCGATCCCAGCCCTCCTGCCGCCACGATGGCGGCGACCCCGAGCGCAGCCACGACGACCACGGCGATGAACCATTCCACGCCTCGATCCTGCCACGCCAACCCGTACCGTCGTGGCCTGCCGAGCTCGCCGACCTCCCCAGCCCGTCTTCTGTTCCGTGGTCCCCCTCCTGGGGGGACCACGGAACAAGACCGTGCGGCCGGCGTGGACTCAGCGAGGGTCGCGGGAGGCGCGCATGATGGCGACGGCCTCGTCGACATCGTCGGTGACCTGCATCAGTTGGGCATCGGGCTCGGAGATGCATCCGTAGTCGAGCACCGAGTCGCGGATCCAGTCCACCAGTCCCTGCCAGTAGTGGCTGCCGAACAGCACCACCGGGAACGAGGTCACCTTGCGGGTCTGGACCAGCGTGAGCGCCTCGAAAAGCTCGTCGAAGGTGCCGAAGCCGCCGGGCAGCACCACGAAGCCCTGCGCGTACTTCACGAACATCGTCTTCCTGGCGAAGAAGTAGCGGAAGTTGATGCCGAGGTTGACGTAGTCGTTGAGGCCCTGTTCGAACGGCAGCTCGATGCCGAGCCCGACCGATCGCCCGCCCGCCTCGGCAGCCCCTTTGTTGGCCGCTTCCATGATCCCCGGGCCGCCACCGGTGATCACCGTGAAACCCGACTGCGCCAACTGCCGCCCCAACTCGACCGCGGCGGCGTAGCTCCAGTGGTCGGGAGCCGTCCGCGCCGAACCGAACACACTGATCGCCGGTCCGAGCTCGGCCAGGGTGCCGAATCCCTCGACGAACTCGGTCTGGATCCGCATCACCCGCCACGGATCGGTGTGCACCCAATCCGTCGGTCCACGGGAGTCGAGCAACCGCTGGTCGGTCGTGGTCCCTGGCACCTGGTCGTCGGTACGTAGCACTGGTCCCTGGAAGGACCGAACCCGCCGCTTCCCCCGGGTGATGGGGATCTCCTCACTCACCCGGCTGACCCTAGTACCCGCTCACCCCGCACCCTCACAGCTGCTCGATCTTGTCGGTTCTGCTCGATCTGCAGGTAGTGCAGATCCAACAAGATCGAGCAGATCCCAGAGTGAGCCGGGCAACTAGCCCAGCCAGGCGAGCAGCGCGTCCCGGCAGCGGTAGACCTCCGCCGCCGGGCAGAACTCGTCGTCGGCGTGGGCCTTGCTCGGGTTTCCCGGACCGAAGTTGACCGCCGGGATGCCCATCTCGGCGAAGCGGGCCACGTCGGTCCAGCCGAACTTCGCGCTGGCCTCGGCCCCGACAGCAGCCAAGAACTCCGCCGCGGCGGGCTGGTCGAGCCCCGGCCGAGCGCCGATCGCGACGTCGGTCACCGTCAACTCGAAACCGGGCAGCACATCACGGACGTACGCCTCGGCTTCGGCAGCGGACTTGTCCGGCGCGAACCGATAGTTGATCTCCACCCGGCAGCGATCCGGGATGACGTTGCCCGCGATGCCGCCGCTGATCGAGACCGCGTTCAGACCCTCGCGATAGGTCAGGCCGTCGACCTCGACCTGAGCCGGCACGTGATCGGCAAGCAGGTGTAGCAAGGCACCCGCGTCGTGGATCGCGTTGTGACCCATCCAGGCTCGAGCCGAGTGCGCTGCTCGGCCGGTCAGTTCGCAGGCCAGCCGCATCGTGCCCTGGCAGCCACCCTCGATCTGGGCACTGGTCGGCTCGCACAGCACAGCGAAATCGCCGGTCAGCAACTCAGGGCGCTCCCGGCCGATCCGGCCCAGTCCGTTGAGCTCCGCCTCGACCTCCTCGTTGTCGTAGAAGATCCAGGTGAGGTCGCGTTGCGGTGCAGTCAGGGCAGCCGCACACACCAGTTGAACGGCGACGCCACCCTTCATGTCGCAGGCCCCGCGGCCCCAGATCTCCAAGTCAGCGCCCGCACCCTCTCGCCAGTGCGGCACATTCGACGCGATCGGCACCGTGTCGAGGTGGCCGGCAATCACCACCCGACCGGCCCGACCCAGGTGGGTGCGGGCGATCACCACGTTCCCGTCGCGGATGACCTCCAGATGGCCGTACGCGCGGAGGGCCTGGTCGACCGTGTCCGCGATCCGCCGCTCGGTGCCGCTGACCGACTCGATGTCGATCAAGGTCGCCAGCAGCTCGACCGGATCGGAGGTGAGATCGAGCACCGGGGTTTCCAGCAACGGTTCAGGCATGATCCGCACCTTACCGACGCCGGTATCCTCGGCGCATGAGTGCGCCTGCCCCCACCGTGAACCCGGCCGACTCGACGCCCACCGAAACGCGGTCTGCCGCCGGTTGGGGTGTGGTGACCGTGCACGCCTCCGGCGCATTGGACGCCTGGTTCCCCGAGCCCCGGCTGGGCTCCGATCCAGGTGAGCTGCCGGTCGGCATCGATCAGCTGATCGGGTCTGATCCGCTTCGCGAGGTCCGGACCGAGCTGACCTCGATCACGATCGACCTCGACGCGCCCCCGGCCGACACCGTGGACGCCTACCTGCGGCTGCATCTGCTCAGCCACCGGCTCGTCCAGCCCCGCTCGATCAATCTGGACGGCGTCTTCGGGGCGCTGCCGAACGTGGTCTGGACCTCCGCAGGTCCCTGCGCGGTCGCCGGATTCGAAAGCGTACGACTGGGGCTACGCGCCAAGCACGGTCAGGTCACCGTCTACGGCGTCGACAAATTCCCGCGGATGGTCGACTACGTGCTGCCGAGCGGTGTACGGATCGCCGACGCCGACCGAGTGCGACTGGGCGCTCATCTGGCGGCCGGCACCACCGTGATGCATGAGGGCTTCGTCAACTTCAACGCCGGCACCCTGGGCACCTCGATGGTGGAGGGCCGGATTTCCGCCGGAGTGATCGTGGGTGCGGATTCCGACATCGGCGGCGGCGCCTCGATCATGGGCACCCTGTCCGGTGGCGGCAAGCAGCAGATCTCGGTCGGCGAGCGCTGCCTGCTGGGGGCCAACGCGGGCATCGGTATCTCCCTCGGTGACGACTGCATCGTCGAGGCCGGGCTCTATGTCACGGCCGCGACAAAGGTCAGCCTGCCGGGCGGTCAGGTGGTCAAGGCCGCCGAGTTGTCCGGGCAGAGCGGACTGCTCTACATCCGCAACTCGGTGAGTGGCGCCATCGAGGTACGTCGACGGGCCGGCCAGGCCGTCGAGCTGAACGCCGTGCTGCACGCCAACTGAGGCGGGGCAGCCAGTCACCGTGCCTTCTCGCAACGCCCGCTTCGGCGGCTGCGTCATCGTCGGCGTCCTGCTGCTCGCCGCAGTAGTCGCCCTCGCGGTCGGCGGATTCTCCTGGATCGCCGGGAAGTGGCAGCCCGCACCGGTGCCCGGCAAGCAGCGCTGCGTGGCGACCGCCGGGGCCAACTCGACGGCCGTCAGCCTGGAGCAGGCGCACTACGCGTCGATCATCGCCGGATTGTCGGTGAAGCGCGGACTGCCACCGCGGGCGGCGTCGATCGCGCTCGCCACCGCCTACCAGGAGTCCGGAATCCGCAATCTCGACTATGGTGACCGAGACTCCGTCGGGCTGTTCCAGCAGCGCCCGTCGCAAGGCTGGGGCACCGAGAAGCAGCTGATGGATCCGCACTATGCCGCAGGCAAGTTCTACAACGCCTTGGTGAAGGTCTCGAACTGGCAGACCCGCGATATCACCGAGGTCGCCCAGAAGGTGCAGATCTCCGGCCATCCGGAGGCATACCGCGATCATGAGGCCGATGCCAGGGTGCTGGCCAGCACCCTGACCGGCCAGACTCCGGCCGGGTTCACCTGCCTGGACCGGACCGGGGCCGACGGCGACGCGAAGGGACTCCGCTCGGCGCTGACCGTGACCTTCGGGTCGGCGGCGAAGGCCTCCGCGGAGGGGAAGGTCTTGACGATCACCGCCGAGTCGAAGGACGACGCGTGGGCGTACGGCTCCTTCGCGGTCGCGAACTCCGCCCAGTACGGCACTGTGCAGGTGGTGGTCGGCAACAAGCAGTGGAACACCAACGCCAAGAAGCTGCCGGATTGGGTGGCTGCCGAGGATCCCTTGTATCCCAAGCAGGTGAGGATCACCGTCCGCTGAGAAGCCGCGAGCACGAGCAACGAATCAAGATCAACCACCCGACCCAAACCAGAAGGACCACAGTCATGCGCATCCTCCTCGTCGGCGCGTCCGGCACCCTCGGCACCGCAGTCGCCGACGCGCTCCGCGTCGACGCCGAGCTGATCACCGCCTCCCGCCATGGAGACCATCCGGTTGACATCACGGATCCGGACAGCATCGCCGCTCTGCTCGAGAGCATCGGCACGGTCGATGCCATTGCCTGCAGCGCCGGAGTGACCCCGTTCAAGCCGCTGACCGAGCTCACCCGGGCCGACTATCTGGCCGGGCTGACCGACAAGCTCCTCGGCCAGATCGAGCTCGTCAGCCAAGGCATCGACCATCTCAGCGATGGCGGCAGCTTCACCCTGGTCAGCGGGGTGCTGGCCTACGATCCGATCGTCACCGGAGCGGTCGCCGCCACCGTCAACGGCGCCCTCGACGCGTTCGTCCGAGCAGCTGCCATCGAGCTGCCGCGCGGGTTGCGGATCAACGCGGTGAGCGCGACGGTCTTCGAAGAAGCTTGGGACGCGTACGCCGACTACTTCCCCGGCCACAAGCCCGTTGCCGTCGCTGAAGCCGGCCGAGCGTATGTGAAGTCGGTCCGCGGCCGCCAGACCGGCCAGATCTACCGCGTCGGCTACTGATCCGAACCTTCCCCGGCAGATCGTCCGATCTGGAATACCCTAGGGGGGTATAATGCTCAGGGTGGAGTGCGGCGAACAAGCCATGGCCGCCGAACGTCTCGACTGAGCTTGAGGACCAGATGAGCGACCACCAGCAGCACAGCAACCCCGACCACGTCACGCACGACGAGCACGCCGGCCACCAGCACCACGGTCAACCTGCCGATCAGGCGGGCCATCCCGCCGCCCCGACCGGGCAACCCACCCGTGGTGGGCACTCAGAGCACGGCGGGGACGCCGGTCATGGCGGTCATGGGGATCACGTCGGCCAGTTCCGCCGGTTGTTCTGGATCATGCTGGTGGTGGCGGTCCCGGTGATCGTGTTCTCGGGCATGTTCGCCATGCTGTTGGGCTATCAGCTGCCCGCTCCGTCATGGATCGGCTGGATCTCGCCGGTGCTCGGCACCGTCATGTATGCCTGGGGTGGGAAGCCGTTCCTGACCGGTGCGATAGGCGAGATCAAGGGTCGGCAGCCGGGGATGATGCTGTTGATCGCGCTGGCGATCACGGTCGCCTTCCTCGCCTCCTGGGGCGCCAGCCTCGGCGTGCTGCACCACGAGCTGGACTTCTGGTGGGAGCTGGCGCTGCTGATCGTGATCATGCTGCTCGGTCACTGGATCGAGATGCGATCCCTGGCCCAGACCACCTCCGCGCTCGACTCGCTGGCCGCGCTGTTGCCGGACGAGGCCGAACGGGTGAGCGGCGACGGCACCGAGCTGGTCGCACCCGCCGATCTCCGGCTCGGTGACGTGGTCGTGGTCCGGCCAGGTGGCCGGGTCCCGGCCGACGGCAGCATCCGGTCCGGCTCGGCCAGCATGGACGAGTCGATGATCACCGGCGAGTCGAAGCCGGTCCACCGCGGCGAAGGCGACCCGGTCGTCGCCGGCACTGTCGCGACCGACTCCGGACTACGGGTGGAGATCACCGCCGTCGGCGAGGACACCGCCCTGGCCGGCATCCGACGGCTGGTCAGCGACGCGCAGAGTTCCTCCTCTCGGGCGCAGCGGATCGCCGACCGGGCCGCGGCGTTGCTGTTCTGGTTCGCACTGGGCGCCGGCGCGATCACAGCGATCGTATGGACCCTGGTCGGGCTGCCCGACGAGGGTGTGGTCCGCACCATCACAGTGCTGGTGATCGCCTGCCCGCACGCTCTGGGTCTGGCCATTCCACTGGTGGTCTCGATCGCCACCGAGCGCGCCGCCCGCGGCGGCGTCCTGGTCAAGGACCGGCTCGCGCTGGAATCGATGCGGACCGTCGACACGGTGCTGTTCGACAAGACCGGCACGCTCACCAAGGGCCAACCCACGGTGACCGCGATCGAGCCGATCCCCGGCGGGGAGTGGAGTGCAGGTGAGGTGCTGCGGCTGGCGGCGAGCGCCGAAGCCGACTCCGAGCACCCACTGGCCAAGGCCATCGTGGGCGCCGCCGGGCAGCGCGACCTGGGCCTCAGCCCGGCCAACGACTTCAGCTCCTCCCCTGCTGTGGGTGTCACCGCGACCGTCGACGGCCATCGGGTTCACGTCGGTGGACCGAATCTGCTGCAGGAGCAGGGGGCCGACGAACTGCCGATCGCCGACCAGTGGCGTACCGACGGTGCGATCATCCTGCATGTGCTGGTCGACGACCGGGTGGCCGGTGCACTCCGGCTGGCCGATGAGATCCGCAGCGAGTCCCGGCAGTCCGTCGCAGCGCTGCACGAGCGCAACGTCCAGGTGGTGATGATCACCGGCGACGCCGAGGCCGTCGCCGCATCGGTGGCGGCCGAGCTGGGCATCAACCGCTACTTCGCCGGCGTACGTCCAGAGGACAAGGCGGGCAAGGTCCAGCAGCTCCAGCACGAAGGCCGGCGGGTGGCCATGGTCGGGGACGGCGTCAACGACGCACCTGCACTGGCGCAGGCCGATGTCGGGATTGCGATCGGTGCCGGCACTGACGTGGCGATCGCCTCCGCCGGGGTGATCCTGGCCAGCGACAACCCGCGGTCGGTGCTCTCGGTGATCGAGTTGTCCAAGGCCAGCTACCGCAAGATGAAGCAGAACCTGTGGTGGGCGGCCGGCTACAACCTGATCTCGGTCCCGCTTGCCGCTGGGGTCTTGGCTCCGATCGGATTCGTGCTGCCCATGTCAGTCGGGGCGATACTCATGTCGCTGTCCACGATCGTCGTCGCCGCCAACGCCCAGCTGCTGCGCAGGCTGGACCTTCGGCCCGACACGATCGTGCCGGACCGGCACCGACCAACAGCCCCACCCGGCGTACGCGCCCTGAGATCGACGAGGCGTCCCCAGCGATGACCCGCTGCCACCTCTGGGTCGAGCATGACGACCTTGTCGGATACCCCATAGGGGTATAAGGTAGAGATACCCCCGAGGGGTACGAGAGACATTTGCCAGAAGGGAACGATCAAGCGATGAGCACGAGCGAGTACCAGGTGACCGGCATGAGCTGCGGGCACTGCGAGATGTCGATCCGGGAAGAGGTTGGCCAGCTGATCGGCGTACAGCGGATCGAGGTCAGCGCGGCCACCGGCACCCTGGTGGTGACCAGTTCGGAGCCGTTGTCCGACGCTGCCGTCTACGGGGCGGTCGAGGAGGCCGGATATTCAGCAGTGCGAGTGGCATGAACGCCGCCGGACGCCTCGGTGTCTACGGCGCCACTCTGGTGCTGATCTTCGGCGGCGCGTTCGCCGCCGGCTCGGCGTTCGTTCCGGACGCGACGGTCGCGGCCCGGCAGCAGCCGGCCCCATCCGGTCACGAGTCAACACAGCATGAGTCAACAGAGGCGGATAACGGCGGCGGTGGGGAGCATTCCGCCGGCCAAGCCGAGACCGCAACACTCCGGGGACTGTCGCTGGTCCAGGACGACCTCGTCCTCGGCCCGGTGACCACGCCGACGAAGGTCGGGAAGGCCGGTGAGCTGTCTTTCACCGTCCTCGGTGCCGACGACAAGCCGTTCACCGACTTCGCCGTATCGCACGAGAAGGAATTGCACCTGATCGTGGTTCGCAGCGACGGGCAGCGTTTCGAGCACGTGCACCCCACGATGGATCCGCAGACGGGGACCTGGTCGGTGCCGTGGACCTGGACCGAGGCGGGGACGTACCGGGTGTTCACCGACTTCGTACCCAACGGTGAGAACGCTCCGAATGTCACGCTGACCCGCACCGTCGAGGTGGCCGGCGACGTGACGCCGCGACCAGCGACCGCGGTGCAGCGTACCGACACCGTCGGCGGCTACCAGGTGAGCCTCAGCGGCGACCTGGCCGCCGGGGAGTCACGCCAGCTGACCCTCGAGGTCACCCGGAACGGCCGGCCGGTCACCACGCTGCAGCCCTACCTGGGAGCCTTCGGGCACCTGGTCGCGCTGCGGGAGGGCGACCTGGCCTTCCTGCACGTGCATGCCGAAGGCGAGGACCCGGCGCCGGGGGCGACTGCCGGCCCGGCGATCTCCTTCGCCGCCGAGGCTCCGACGGCCGGACGCTATCTGCTCTACCTGGATTTCCAGGTCGACGGCACCGTGCACACCGCGTCGTTCGTGCTCGACGCCAGCAACCACAACTGAGCAACCACCAAGCAGGGAGAGGCGAGCATGGATGACCGAGTCGGCGGCTGAAGTCCAGCAGCTGGGGTCGAGCTATGAGCTGGAGATCGGCGGCATGACGTGCGCGTCGTGCGCGAACCGGATCGAACGGAAGCTGAACAAGCTGGACGGTGTGACCGCTTCGGTCAACTACGCCACCGAGAAGGCGAAGGTCGAGGTCCCGGCCGGTTACGATCCGGCGCTGCTCATCACCGAGGTCGAGAAGACCGGCTACACCGCCACCCTGCCAGCCCCCAAGAAGGTCTCGACAACCTCGGCCGGGGCGATCGGCACTGGCGAGGATGAGGTCGATCACGAGCTGGTGTCGCTGCGGAACCGGCTGATCGGGTCGGTCGTGCTGGCGGTGCCCGTCATCGTGCTGGCGATGCTTCCCGCACTGCAGTTCACCTACTGGCAGTGGGCCTCACTCGCCCTGGCCGCACCGGTGATCGTCTGGGGCGCCTGGCCGTTCCACAAGGCGGCCTGGACCAACCTGCGCCATGGCGCAGCGACCATGGACACCTTGATCTCGCTGGGCACCACGGCGGCGTTCCTGTGGTCGCTGTATGCGCTGTTCTTCGGCACTGCCGGCGAACCGGGCATGACCCACCCCTTCGAGTTGACCGTCGCCCCCAGCGACGGTGCCGCCAACATCTACCTCGAGGTCGCGGCCGGGGTGACCATGTTCATCCTGGCGGGCCGCTATTTCGAGAAGCGGTCCAAACGGCAGGCGGGGGCCGCCCTGCGGGCCCTGCTGGAACTCGGCGCCAAGGAGGTCGCCGTCCTGCGGGGCGGCGTGGAGACGCTGATCGGAGTCGAGGACCTGAGAGTGGGCGACGAGTTCATCGTCCGGCCCGGCGAGAAGATCGCCACCGACGGAGTGATCGTGACCGGTACGTCGGCGGTCGACGCCTCGATGCTGACCGGGGAGTCGGTGCCGGTCGAGGTCGGTGTCGGCGACACCGTCACCGGTGCGACGGTCAACGCCGGTGGCCGGCTGGTGGTCCGCGCCACTCGGGTCGGCGCCGACACCCAGCTGGCGCAGATGGCGAAGCTGGTCGAGGACGCGCAGTCGGGCAAGGCCGAGGTGCAGCGACTTGCCGACCGGATCTCCGGGGTGTTCGTGCCGATCGTGATCGCGATTGCGGTTGGCACACTCGGCGTGTGGTTGGGTGCCGGGTTCGGCACGACGGCCGCGTTCACGGCCGCGGTGGCGGTGCTGATCATCGCCTGCCCCTGCGCGTTGGGTCTGGCTACGCCGACCGCGCTGCTGGTCGGCACCGGTCGCGGCGCGCAACTCGGCATCTTGATCAAGGGCCCCGAGGTGCTGGAGTCGACCCGAAAGATCGACACCGTCGTACTCGACAAGACCGGCACGGTGACCAGCGGCAAGATGACCCTGGTCGAGGTGCACACCGCCCCTGACACCGATCGAAGCGAGCTGCTACGGCTTGCCGGAGCGTTGGAGAACGCCTCCGAGCACCCGATTGCCAAGGCCATCGTGAAGGGGGCGGTCGAGGAGGTCGGGGCGCTGCCCACACCGGAGGACTTCGCCAACGTCGAAGGCAAGGGTGTGCAGGGCATCGTCGACGGGCACGCCGTGCTGGTCGGCCGGGAGACGTTGCTGGCCGAGTGGTCGCAGCAGCTGCCCGACGACCTGGCCGCGGCCAAGGCCGCCGCCGAGAGCGAGGGCAAGACGGCGGTCGCGGTCGGCTGGGACGGTCAGGCTCGCGGGGTGCTGGTGGTCGCGGACGCCGTCAAACCGACCAGTACGCAGGCCGTCGCCCAGCTGAAGGGCCTGGGGCTGACCCCGATCCTGCTGACCGGTGACAACGAGACGGTGGCTCGGCAGATCGCCGCCGAGGTCGGCATCGACCGGGTCATCGCCGAGGTGCTGCCCGCAGGCAAGGTCGAGGTCGTGTCCCGGCTGCAGGCTGAGGGCAAGGTCGTGGCCATGGTCGGCGACGGCGTCAACGACGCCCCCGCCCTGGCCCAAGCCGATCTCGGTCTGGCGATGGGCAGCGGCACCGATGTGGCGATCGAGGCCTCCGACATCACCCTGGTCCGCGGTGATCTGCGCGCGGCCGCCGACGCGATTCGGCTGTCTCGCAGGACCCTGGGCACCATCAAGACCAATCTGTTCTGGGCGTTCGCGTACAACGTCGCCGCGATCCCGCTCGCCGCACTCGGTCTGCTGAACCCGATGCTGGCCGGTGCCGCGATGGCGTTCTCCAGCGTCTTCGTGGTCGGCAACAGCCTGCGACTGCGCAGCTTCCGGTCCAACGCCACGAACTGATTTTCAG from Microlunatus phosphovorus NM-1 includes:
- a CDS encoding heavy metal translocating P-type ATPase, encoding MTESAAEVQQLGSSYELEIGGMTCASCANRIERKLNKLDGVTASVNYATEKAKVEVPAGYDPALLITEVEKTGYTATLPAPKKVSTTSAGAIGTGEDEVDHELVSLRNRLIGSVVLAVPVIVLAMLPALQFTYWQWASLALAAPVIVWGAWPFHKAAWTNLRHGAATMDTLISLGTTAAFLWSLYALFFGTAGEPGMTHPFELTVAPSDGAANIYLEVAAGVTMFILAGRYFEKRSKRQAGAALRALLELGAKEVAVLRGGVETLIGVEDLRVGDEFIVRPGEKIATDGVIVTGTSAVDASMLTGESVPVEVGVGDTVTGATVNAGGRLVVRATRVGADTQLAQMAKLVEDAQSGKAEVQRLADRISGVFVPIVIAIAVGTLGVWLGAGFGTTAAFTAAVAVLIIACPCALGLATPTALLVGTGRGAQLGILIKGPEVLESTRKIDTVVLDKTGTVTSGKMTLVEVHTAPDTDRSELLRLAGALENASEHPIAKAIVKGAVEEVGALPTPEDFANVEGKGVQGIVDGHAVLVGRETLLAEWSQQLPDDLAAAKAAAESEGKTAVAVGWDGQARGVLVVADAVKPTSTQAVAQLKGLGLTPILLTGDNETVARQIAAEVGIDRVIAEVLPAGKVEVVSRLQAEGKVVAMVGDGVNDAPALAQADLGLAMGSGTDVAIEASDITLVRGDLRAAADAIRLSRRTLGTIKTNLFWAFAYNVAAIPLAALGLLNPMLAGAAMAFSSVFVVGNSLRLRSFRSNATN